The proteins below are encoded in one region of Cellvibrio zantedeschiae:
- a CDS encoding glycoside hydrolase family 5 protein: protein MKFNPFFLKMTAIASLVLLPLSPSFAANAVSTHGALAVKGNQIVGADGKPASFAGPSLFWSNTGWGADRYYNADVVAYVQKEWNATIVRAAIGADKNGGYAADPEGNFAKAERVVDAAIAQGMYVIVDWHSHDAEKNPALAISFFEKIANKYGKTPNLIYEIYNEPLQNVDWSKKIKPYAEQVITKIRAIDPDNLIIVGTQTWSQDVDKAAADPIKGFSNIAYTLHFYAGSHKQDLRDKAQKALDGGIALMITEWGTVNANGDGGVDKKESDLWIAFAKKNNLSMCNWALNDKKEGASQLKPGTAPDGKWTDENLTENGIYVKNMVLNWDRNKD, encoded by the coding sequence ATGAAATTTAACCCGTTTTTCTTAAAAATGACGGCTATCGCCAGCCTTGTACTCCTACCCTTGAGCCCAAGCTTTGCCGCCAACGCCGTATCAACCCATGGTGCACTTGCCGTTAAGGGCAACCAAATTGTCGGTGCCGATGGTAAGCCAGCATCCTTCGCCGGCCCAAGTTTGTTCTGGAGCAATACCGGCTGGGGCGCCGACCGCTATTACAATGCCGATGTTGTGGCCTACGTTCAAAAAGAGTGGAACGCGACAATCGTTCGCGCAGCCATAGGTGCGGACAAAAACGGTGGTTACGCCGCTGACCCGGAAGGCAACTTCGCCAAAGCAGAGCGAGTAGTTGATGCAGCCATCGCGCAAGGCATGTATGTGATTGTGGACTGGCACTCTCACGACGCAGAAAAAAATCCCGCATTAGCGATCAGCTTTTTTGAAAAAATCGCCAATAAATATGGCAAGACACCCAACCTGATTTATGAAATCTACAACGAGCCTTTACAAAATGTAGATTGGTCAAAAAAGATCAAGCCCTACGCTGAACAAGTCATCACCAAAATTCGCGCAATTGATCCTGACAATCTGATTATTGTGGGAACCCAAACCTGGTCGCAAGATGTCGATAAAGCCGCAGCCGATCCGATTAAAGGTTTCAGCAATATCGCTTACACCCTGCACTTTTATGCGGGTTCACATAAGCAAGACCTACGCGATAAAGCACAAAAGGCGCTTGATGGTGGTATCGCCCTAATGATTACCGAGTGGGGCACGGTGAATGCCAACGGCGATGGTGGTGTTGACAAAAAAGAATCTGATTTATGGATTGCATTTGCCAAGAAAAATAACTTGTCCATGTGCAACTGGGCATTAAACGATAAGAAAGAAGGTGCTTCGCAATTAAAACCCGGCACCGCGCCCGATGGAAAATGGACCGACGAAAACCTGACCGAGAATGGCATTTATGTTAAAAATATGGTGCTGAATTGGGATAGAAATAAGGATTAA
- a CDS encoding CobW family GTP-binding protein, producing MKTLIPTNIITGFLGVGKTTAITHLLKHKPQDEIWSVLVNEFGEIGIDGAMLKSVNANVREVPGGCICCVAGLPMKIALNMMIATTKPDRIIIEPTGLGHPEEIINTLLGEYYDTVLDLRATITLIDPRKLGDSRYTENANFQDQIALADVLVANKTDVCGEPERLAFDNLVASFEPPKQAAFWVEQGALDAAWLDLPRTDHSVKNPQHHKKNRLSPQRELYNAAIRLPENERFVRRENAANGFYSCGWLFQPEIQFNFNQLFGWLSGADFLRAKAVMHTNEGVYMFNAENGVLSVNEVPLQSSDEILDSRIEVIDDKKILADEVEQVLLGVIIK from the coding sequence ATGAAAACTCTTATCCCCACCAATATCATTACCGGCTTTCTCGGGGTCGGTAAAACCACGGCTATTACCCATCTGTTAAAACACAAGCCACAAGATGAAATCTGGTCGGTATTGGTCAATGAGTTTGGTGAAATCGGTATTGATGGCGCCATGCTGAAAAGCGTTAACGCCAATGTGCGCGAGGTGCCGGGCGGTTGTATTTGCTGTGTGGCGGGCCTGCCGATGAAAATTGCACTCAATATGATGATTGCCACCACCAAGCCGGATCGCATCATTATTGAACCTACGGGATTGGGGCACCCGGAAGAAATTATCAATACGCTCTTGGGCGAGTACTACGATACAGTGCTGGATTTGCGCGCGACCATTACTCTCATTGATCCGCGCAAATTGGGCGATAGCCGCTATACCGAAAACGCTAATTTCCAGGATCAAATTGCCCTTGCCGATGTGTTGGTTGCCAACAAAACCGATGTTTGTGGCGAGCCTGAACGCTTAGCCTTCGATAACCTTGTGGCCAGCTTTGAGCCGCCCAAACAAGCTGCTTTTTGGGTTGAACAAGGCGCGCTCGATGCCGCATGGCTGGATTTGCCGCGTACCGACCACAGCGTGAAAAACCCGCAGCACCACAAGAAAAATCGCCTGAGCCCCCAGCGCGAACTCTATAACGCAGCCATTCGTTTGCCGGAAAACGAACGTTTTGTAAGGCGGGAAAATGCAGCCAATGGTTTTTACAGTTGCGGCTGGTTATTTCAGCCGGAAATTCAATTCAACTTTAATCAACTGTTCGGCTGGCTTTCCGGTGCAGATTTTTTACGCGCTAAGGCCGTTATGCATACCAATGAAGGGGTTTACATGTTTAACGCCGAAAATGGAGTGCTGAGCGTGAACGAAGTGCCCTTGCAGTCTTCCGATGAAATTTTGGATAGCCGTATTGAAGTGATCGACGATAAAAAGATATTGGCTGATGAGGTTGAGCAAGTTCTGCTGGGTGTGATTATCAAATAA
- a CDS encoding tryptophan halogenase family protein yields MTAKKILIVGGGTAGWMTALIMARAWLKQGFEIRLIESPEVGIIGVGEGSTPALKQFFDKLGIAESEWMPECNATYKSGIRFDHWSTKPNCETYFHPFASSLDPHTLPLFMRNAHARVRGLDVYAHPDRFFLTAKLAEKNLAPKAHYNFPFEALYGYHFDAVLLGQFLKKKAIAMGVGFSQGHVQDVLLDEVGDITAVVTKDGEHLAADFFVDCTGFRSLLLRDKLKTPFKSFRNNLFNDAAVAMPTEIGAEIPSCTISTALKNGWAWKIPLTNRYGNGYVYSSDFCSADDAEFELRERLGLLDADIPVRHLKMVVGQVTQHWNRNCLAVGLSQGFIEPLEATALFLVQQTAAIFTELYERGNFTAQERDTFNARITGYFEGTRDYIVTHYKTSTRNDTEYWRANIKDQTDVSDTMKILYEAWMSGKDMQQEVTRLAIENYYAAPSWVCLLAGMGIFPSEKRLRKATEADITFSLGQLDDFLTRSALNFDDHRQYLEQKL; encoded by the coding sequence ATGACGGCTAAAAAAATTCTCATTGTTGGTGGTGGTACGGCGGGTTGGATGACCGCATTAATTATGGCGCGAGCCTGGCTTAAACAGGGTTTTGAAATTCGTTTAATTGAATCGCCTGAAGTGGGAATTATTGGTGTGGGTGAAGGATCCACTCCTGCGCTAAAACAATTTTTTGATAAGTTGGGCATTGCTGAATCTGAATGGATGCCGGAATGTAACGCGACTTATAAATCAGGCATTCGATTTGATCATTGGTCTACCAAACCCAATTGCGAAACTTATTTTCATCCGTTCGCATCATCACTTGATCCGCACACCTTGCCCTTGTTTATGCGCAATGCTCACGCTCGTGTGCGCGGGCTTGATGTATATGCTCATCCAGACCGTTTTTTTCTAACGGCAAAATTGGCGGAAAAAAACCTTGCCCCCAAAGCGCATTACAATTTTCCGTTTGAAGCTTTATATGGCTACCATTTTGACGCAGTCTTGCTAGGCCAGTTCCTTAAGAAAAAAGCTATAGCCATGGGTGTTGGTTTCAGCCAAGGCCATGTGCAGGATGTTTTGTTGGATGAGGTGGGTGATATAACGGCGGTTGTAACTAAAGATGGTGAACATTTAGCAGCTGATTTTTTTGTGGATTGCACCGGCTTTCGCAGTTTGCTTCTGCGAGATAAGCTTAAGACGCCGTTTAAAAGCTTCAGGAATAATTTATTCAATGACGCTGCTGTGGCAATGCCGACGGAAATTGGAGCTGAAATTCCTTCCTGCACCATTTCAACTGCCTTGAAAAATGGTTGGGCATGGAAAATCCCGCTGACCAATCGCTACGGTAATGGCTATGTATATAGTTCAGATTTTTGTAGCGCAGATGACGCTGAATTTGAATTGCGTGAACGCTTGGGATTGTTGGATGCTGATATTCCTGTCCGCCATTTAAAAATGGTGGTGGGCCAGGTTACGCAGCATTGGAATAGAAATTGTTTGGCAGTAGGTTTATCGCAAGGTTTTATTGAGCCATTAGAAGCAACTGCATTATTTTTAGTGCAGCAAACGGCTGCAATTTTTACCGAGCTGTACGAGCGTGGAAATTTCACTGCGCAGGAGCGCGATACATTTAATGCGCGCATCACAGGTTATTTTGAAGGAACGCGTGATTATATTGTCACCCATTACAAAACCAGTACACGAAATGATACTGAATATTGGCGTGCAAACATTAAAGATCAAACTGACGTTTCCGATACTATGAAAATTTTGTATGAAGCCTGGATGTCTGGAAAGGATATGCAGCAAGAAGTTACACGCTTGGCGATAGAAAATTATTATGCAGCGCCGTCATGGGTTTGCCTTTTGGCGGGAATGGGGATTTTCCCGAGCGAGAAAAGACTGCGTAAAGCAACTGAGGCCGATATTACATTTTCATTAGGGCAGCTAGATGATTTCTTGACACGCAGTGCGTTGAATTTTGATGATCATCGGCAGTATTTAGAGCAGAAATTGTGA
- a CDS encoding sugar phosphate isomerase/epimerase family protein, with translation MSSGTLSSMSALAELPQKFHFELSLAQWSLHKAFFSKEISPLDFPVIARKTYDIGAVEYVNQFFLDKAKDKVFLTELKKRCEDNGVVSSLIMIDKEPELSSPDPKERAAGVEGHKKWIDAAKFLGCTAIRINLHGNGTLEQWTQGSVESLRKLSAIGKPLGIKILVENHGGFSSSGKNMSEVMRLANDANIGTMPDFGNFCIRREVAGDLWKSACVEQYDIYQGVAEMMPYAGAFSAKSFNFDEQGNESGIDFLAMFKIMRASKYRGYVGIEYEGEKLSEDAGIRATKKLIEKVRAQLSNS, from the coding sequence ATGAGCAGTGGAACATTATCAAGTATGTCAGCTCTTGCAGAATTACCCCAAAAATTCCATTTCGAATTATCCCTGGCGCAATGGTCACTACACAAAGCTTTCTTTTCCAAAGAAATTTCCCCTTTGGATTTTCCGGTTATTGCGCGTAAGACTTACGATATAGGTGCAGTGGAATATGTTAACCAGTTTTTTTTAGACAAGGCAAAAGATAAGGTTTTTTTAACAGAGCTTAAAAAACGCTGTGAAGATAATGGCGTAGTCAGTTCATTAATTATGATCGATAAAGAACCGGAGCTATCATCGCCCGATCCAAAGGAGCGTGCGGCAGGTGTTGAAGGTCATAAAAAATGGATTGATGCGGCAAAGTTTTTAGGCTGTACCGCCATACGTATTAATTTGCACGGTAACGGAACTCTTGAGCAATGGACACAAGGCTCCGTTGAATCTTTGCGCAAGTTATCTGCTATAGGTAAACCGCTCGGCATTAAAATTTTGGTGGAAAACCACGGCGGCTTTTCATCGAGCGGAAAAAATATGTCGGAGGTTATGCGCTTGGCGAACGACGCTAACATTGGCACCATGCCAGACTTCGGTAACTTTTGTATACGCCGCGAAGTTGCTGGCGATCTGTGGAAATCTGCTTGCGTTGAGCAATACGACATTTACCAGGGCGTTGCTGAAATGATGCCTTATGCAGGTGCTTTCAGTGCAAAGAGTTTTAACTTTGACGAGCAAGGCAATGAATCTGGAATTGATTTCCTGGCCATGTTTAAAATAATGCGCGCATCAAAATATCGCGGCTACGTAGGTATTGAATACGAAGGCGAAAAATTAAGTGAAGATGCTGGTATTCGCGCAACGAAAAAATTGATTGAAAAAGTACGTGCGCAATTGAGCAATAGTTAA
- a CDS encoding TonB-dependent receptor translates to MQSTFKKSRLSTCIAAVVISSLSTNLYAQEEKDSVEEIVVSGIRASLTRAVDIKREAASVVDSISAEDIGKLPDTTIADSLQRVTGIQIRRSAGEGSTVNVRGLPQVSTQLNGESFLSPGSITSQQPNFSDIPAELLSGVDVLKSAEAKTLSGGVAGTINLKTRRPLDLKSGWTFAGSAEGTDGSYTDEMGSKISGFAGFNDENFGAIFTVSRSEATLANFRYGMFSDWWFRGYHEDGAQNWPGFQPSKDINGDKDTKDSLFGTIDYGVTNKNSERERTGASASFQFRPNDKLELLADVFYTKLDQYDRTNGVVADNAWGEWDWISPIQQTNRGVAVGGTAGMDFITSSKFDLYTPRVTAKAESQVEKEDSVNLNLQANYEFSDNFKGSARYIHADATHNHTGNFADAFITSGEQHGLFSVTNGVKSWVNPGGEYNPANPKGRILVHADMSGDHPTFAYPTGFGDKISKYSLVSTFSEHNYDNDATLDVLRADGVLTFAEDNSLEFGYRYSNRDISTTDYDLAAPFTRKDKDGKMVTAYAKWKDIGGGISGQAGDDTIGRPLPFSDLDKMGYIHTTGDFGPAKSSGSFYFIDPEVMDDPMAFQNSLYPGNIKVTNWNRSYKLTEDTHTAYIQANFSGDFGVPYKANFGLQAIQTLLDITNYGGAPTSTVNVDGKTVNAIMGTPGPQISSTETRRDDLDLLPRANLSFDITDTQKLRLSYTKTLTQLDGNDLGLGTSYTTNYSSALNTFVVVNAQSDGNPNMKPWRADNYDISYEWYFNDVGILSFGLYRLDIKSFIGTQNTKLYNVPDLDGVVRNNGIDFKQKANVEGGVLQGFEIGYQQAYDFLPGIFSGLGSSLNYTYSDSEGGDQDFYGKTLPMGDNSKHSVNAILWYEKNGFQGRIAYNYRSERYIGRSWNDGSPAAWWSAPTSYVDASVSYDINDNFTVYLQGTNITEEYENTYMQWTDVMVNQNVYEARYTLGLRAKF, encoded by the coding sequence ATGCAATCAACATTTAAGAAAAGCAGGCTATCAACGTGCATCGCTGCCGTTGTTATAAGCTCGCTCTCAACTAACTTATATGCTCAAGAAGAGAAAGATTCTGTAGAAGAGATTGTTGTATCCGGGATTCGCGCATCGCTCACCCGCGCGGTAGATATCAAACGTGAAGCGGCGTCAGTAGTTGACTCCATTAGCGCAGAAGATATTGGCAAATTGCCTGACACCACCATTGCCGACTCTCTGCAACGCGTAACCGGTATCCAGATTCGCCGCTCTGCCGGTGAAGGTTCAACAGTTAACGTACGCGGTTTGCCACAAGTCAGCACCCAGTTGAACGGCGAGTCGTTCCTGAGCCCAGGCTCAATCACCAGCCAACAACCTAACTTTTCCGATATCCCCGCTGAGCTTTTATCAGGCGTGGACGTTTTAAAATCAGCCGAGGCTAAAACCCTGTCAGGCGGTGTTGCCGGTACTATTAACCTTAAAACCCGTCGCCCGCTGGATTTGAAGAGCGGCTGGACTTTCGCAGGCTCTGCTGAAGGTACCGATGGTTCTTACACCGACGAAATGGGCTCAAAAATTTCGGGCTTTGCCGGTTTTAACGATGAAAACTTTGGTGCGATTTTTACCGTATCGCGCTCAGAAGCTACCCTGGCTAACTTCCGTTACGGCATGTTCAGCGATTGGTGGTTCCGCGGTTACCATGAAGACGGCGCACAAAACTGGCCAGGCTTCCAACCGTCAAAAGATATCAATGGCGATAAAGACACCAAAGACTCCTTGTTTGGCACCATTGATTACGGTGTAACTAACAAGAACAGCGAGCGTGAGCGTACCGGTGCATCTGCAAGCTTCCAATTCCGTCCCAATGACAAGCTAGAGCTTTTGGCGGATGTGTTTTACACCAAGCTCGATCAATATGACCGCACTAACGGTGTAGTGGCAGACAACGCCTGGGGTGAGTGGGATTGGATTTCGCCTATCCAGCAAACCAACCGTGGTGTTGCTGTAGGCGGTACTGCCGGTATGGATTTTATTACCTCCAGCAAGTTTGACCTTTACACTCCGCGTGTAACCGCTAAAGCGGAAAGCCAGGTTGAGAAAGAAGACTCTGTAAACCTTAACTTGCAAGCCAACTATGAGTTCAGCGATAACTTCAAAGGTTCTGCGCGCTACATTCACGCCGACGCAACTCACAACCACACAGGCAACTTTGCCGATGCCTTTATCACCAGCGGCGAACAACATGGTTTGTTCTCTGTAACTAACGGTGTAAAAAGCTGGGTAAACCCGGGTGGCGAATACAATCCTGCTAATCCTAAAGGCCGTATTTTGGTTCACGCGGATATGTCAGGCGATCACCCAACCTTTGCCTACCCAACAGGCTTCGGTGACAAGATCAGCAAATACAGCCTGGTATCGACCTTCTCTGAACACAACTACGATAACGATGCGACCCTCGACGTGTTGCGTGCTGACGGTGTTCTAACGTTCGCAGAAGACAATTCATTGGAATTTGGTTACCGCTACAGCAACCGCGATATTTCTACCACTGACTATGACTTGGCCGCGCCTTTCACCCGTAAAGATAAAGACGGCAAAATGGTTACGGCTTACGCTAAGTGGAAAGATATCGGCGGCGGCATTTCTGGCCAAGCGGGCGATGACACCATTGGCCGTCCACTGCCATTCAGCGATTTGGATAAGATGGGTTATATCCATACCACCGGCGATTTTGGCCCTGCGAAATCAAGCGGTTCCTTCTACTTCATTGATCCGGAAGTAATGGATGACCCAATGGCATTCCAAAATTCACTTTACCCGGGCAACATTAAAGTGACCAACTGGAACCGCTCTTACAAACTGACGGAAGATACGCACACCGCTTACATTCAGGCGAACTTCTCCGGTGACTTCGGTGTTCCTTACAAAGCAAACTTCGGTTTACAAGCAATCCAAACGCTGCTGGACATTACCAACTACGGCGGCGCGCCAACCTCCACTGTAAATGTTGATGGCAAAACCGTTAACGCGATTATGGGTACTCCCGGCCCGCAAATCAGCTCAACAGAAACTCGCCGCGACGACCTGGATTTACTGCCACGCGCGAACCTTTCGTTTGATATTACCGATACCCAAAAATTGCGTTTGTCTTACACCAAAACCCTTACGCAATTGGACGGTAACGATTTGGGCTTAGGTACCAGCTACACCACCAACTACAGTTCGGCGCTCAATACTTTCGTGGTTGTGAATGCACAATCTGACGGTAACCCGAACATGAAGCCATGGCGTGCGGATAACTACGACATTAGCTATGAATGGTATTTCAACGATGTAGGCATCTTGAGCTTCGGCCTCTATCGTTTGGATATTAAATCTTTCATTGGTACCCAAAATACCAAGCTCTACAACGTGCCAGACCTGGACGGTGTAGTGCGTAATAACGGTATCGACTTCAAGCAGAAAGCCAACGTAGAAGGCGGCGTGTTGCAAGGTTTCGAAATCGGTTATCAACAAGCTTACGATTTCTTGCCAGGCATCTTCAGCGGTTTGGGTTCATCGCTTAATTACACCTACTCAGACAGTGAAGGCGGCGACCAGGACTTCTACGGCAAAACACTGCCAATGGGCGACAACTCCAAGCATTCTGTTAACGCTATTTTGTGGTACGAAAAAAATGGCTTCCAAGGTCGTATCGCTTACAACTATCGTAGCGAACGTTACATCGGCAGATCCTGGAATGATGGTTCACCAGCAGCTTGGTGGTCAGCACCAACTTCTTATGTGGATGCGTCAGTTAGCTACGACATAAACGATAACTTCACCGTTTATTTACAAGGCACTAACATCACCGAAGAATACGAAAATACTTACATGCAATGGACTGACGTAATGGTCAACCAAAACGTGTATGAAGCTCGTTATACTTTGGGTCTTCGTGCCAAGTTCTAA
- a CDS encoding glycoside hydrolase family 9 protein, producing the protein MKKIIIACTLMAAACAQAKTPAVTPVESLAINDKNYFAMQGLNVTVFSDIYPDGHQTGVTIIQHGSRVAANGDLRLEVSPGQWSPVPTGGEQVVNKEQRSITQTMSYPDPTKDKKGFNPINYPDLKFSYKVNVTALQGNQFKVSVDLEKPLPAEWIGKIGFNLELFPGELFGKAFLMDQQSGIFPRQANGPIENIGGEFIATPLATGNKLVVAPDDDKRRIVIENTTKDSGAGKLELWDGRANHNNGWYIVRTSIPANATKNAIEWIVTPNVVKGWQYEPALQVSQIGYSTKQPKKLVIEQDATDLKVDEINIYQLTESGKKLVRKGKPQTWGNFLRYNYLTYDFSDIQTPGSYVISYRDKSTSSFKINDDVFDRHVWQPTLEYFLPMQMCHMRINEKYRVWHGLDHMDDAIMAPVNLNHYDGYVSGPSTLTKYKPGDRVPGLDVGNWHDAGDFDMRIESTMGTVWLLAEMVEEFGLNYDATSIDQKTKIVEIHQPDGKNDALQQIEHGLLSVLGGYKALGRLYRGIIDVDLRQYVLLGDASVQTDNLPYDPKLAKGQVKNDKSGNPDDRWVFTEDNPNREINAAAGLASAARALKTYNPQMSKDALAAAVDIYQKSFARATKIDEKAFVIAELYLSTKDKKYLADLMPLKDQIIAKIDEAGWPLGRIMADIEDKNFVAAINDAVDKHQQLVRDRAVKESPYGVPYKPNIWGAGWNIQEFGVKQYFFHKSWPQYTTTDAYFSALNFVLGVHPGVNTQSFASGVGANSATVAYGNNRADWSYIPGGVISGTALIRPDLPELKIWPFFWQQTEYVMGGGETNYMFLVLAVNAENKKR; encoded by the coding sequence TCCCTGGCAATTAACGACAAAAATTATTTCGCCATGCAGGGCTTAAATGTCACTGTATTTAGCGACATTTATCCCGATGGACATCAAACGGGTGTCACCATTATCCAGCATGGCAGTCGCGTTGCCGCCAACGGTGATTTACGTTTGGAAGTTTCGCCGGGGCAGTGGTCGCCAGTGCCAACCGGTGGCGAGCAAGTTGTTAACAAAGAACAGCGTAGCATCACCCAAACTATGTCGTACCCTGATCCTACCAAAGATAAAAAAGGTTTCAATCCGATTAACTATCCCGACTTAAAATTTTCTTACAAGGTTAATGTGACTGCCTTGCAGGGCAATCAATTTAAAGTCAGTGTGGATTTGGAAAAGCCTTTGCCCGCCGAGTGGATTGGAAAAATCGGTTTTAATCTCGAATTATTTCCCGGTGAATTATTTGGCAAAGCATTTTTAATGGATCAACAATCCGGCATTTTTCCGCGCCAGGCAAATGGCCCGATTGAGAATATTGGCGGTGAGTTTATTGCAACGCCATTGGCAACAGGCAATAAATTAGTTGTTGCACCGGATGATGATAAACGCCGTATCGTGATTGAAAACACAACTAAAGATAGCGGTGCAGGAAAGTTAGAGTTGTGGGACGGCCGCGCCAACCACAACAATGGTTGGTACATAGTACGCACCAGCATTCCTGCTAACGCAACTAAAAATGCAATTGAATGGATTGTAACGCCTAATGTTGTGAAAGGTTGGCAGTACGAGCCAGCGTTGCAAGTTTCCCAAATTGGTTATTCCACCAAGCAGCCCAAAAAATTGGTTATCGAGCAAGACGCAACAGATTTAAAAGTTGATGAAATAAATATTTATCAACTGACAGAAAGCGGTAAGAAGCTGGTGCGCAAAGGCAAGCCGCAAACCTGGGGAAATTTCCTGCGCTATAACTATTTAACATATGATTTTTCCGACATCCAAACTCCGGGTAGTTATGTAATTAGCTATCGCGATAAATCAACATCTTCATTCAAAATTAATGACGATGTTTTTGACCGTCACGTGTGGCAGCCAACGCTCGAATATTTCTTGCCAATGCAAATGTGCCATATGCGCATCAACGAAAAATATCGAGTGTGGCACGGCTTGGATCATATGGACGATGCAATCATGGCGCCGGTCAATCTCAATCACTACGATGGTTATGTTTCTGGCCCATCGACCTTAACCAAATACAAACCAGGTGATCGTGTGCCCGGCCTCGATGTGGGTAACTGGCATGATGCTGGCGATTTCGATATGCGTATCGAATCCACAATGGGAACCGTTTGGTTATTGGCAGAAATGGTAGAAGAGTTTGGTTTGAATTATGACGCTACCAGCATTGACCAAAAAACTAAAATTGTGGAAATTCACCAGCCAGATGGTAAGAACGATGCGCTGCAACAAATCGAACATGGCTTGTTAAGTGTGCTCGGTGGTTATAAAGCCTTGGGCCGTTTGTATCGCGGCATTATCGATGTGGATTTGCGCCAATACGTTTTGTTGGGTGATGCTTCTGTACAAACAGACAATCTTCCTTATGATCCAAAGCTGGCTAAAGGCCAGGTGAAAAATGATAAATCAGGTAATCCTGACGACCGCTGGGTTTTCACAGAGGACAATCCTAATCGTGAAATCAATGCGGCTGCAGGTTTAGCGTCCGCCGCGCGTGCGTTGAAAACCTATAATCCACAGATGTCAAAAGATGCGTTGGCAGCCGCAGTAGATATTTACCAAAAATCTTTTGCGCGTGCGACAAAAATTGATGAGAAAGCATTTGTCATTGCTGAACTGTATTTGTCGACGAAAGATAAAAAATATCTCGCCGATCTAATGCCGCTTAAAGATCAAATTATTGCAAAAATTGATGAAGCAGGTTGGCCACTGGGTCGTATCATGGCTGATATTGAAGACAAAAATTTTGTTGCAGCAATTAACGACGCAGTGGATAAGCATCAGCAATTAGTGCGTGATCGCGCAGTTAAGGAGTCTCCATATGGTGTTCCTTACAAACCCAATATTTGGGGCGCTGGTTGGAATATTCAGGAATTTGGCGTTAAACAATATTTCTTCCACAAAAGCTGGCCGCAATACACCACAACCGATGCTTATTTCAGCGCGCTGAACTTTGTATTGGGTGTTCACCCAGGTGTGAATACACAATCTTTTGCATCGGGCGTTGGCGCTAATTCTGCGACAGTAGCCTACGGCAATAACCGTGCAGATTGGTCTTATATTCCCGGTGGCGTAATTTCAGGCACGGCGTTGATTCGCCCTGATTTACCCGAGCTAAAAATTTGGCCATTTTTCTGGCAACAAACTGAATATGTAATGGGTGGTGGAGAAACTAATTATATGTTCCTGGTGTTGGCGGTAAATGCGGAAAATAAGAAACGTTAG